A single genomic interval of Acidisarcina sp. harbors:
- a CDS encoding asparagine synthase-related protein — protein sequence MLRSLEIYGSDRSAFIEDGSVAMGSTLLRLLPEDTCDSQPLSLRGEKGWLVADARVDNREALARSLGISAEVARGMADSAFVLEAWEAWGEDCLNHLVGSFCFAVWQPGRRRLFLARDHAGERPLYFQHKNNLFAFASMPKALLTLPQDGPFHEDTVLDEEMVALHLAILPLPDGRTLFRDLHALPHGHCLSITPEGLTQRQYWHPGNTPRLRLRSDADYLEAFRDCFDEAVRCRLRTTGAIGTELSGGLDSSSVTATAARLLAEQGSGLVAFTHVPRTGFQVPNVEDRFGDEGPYAAQVAALYPNIEHVLVPNGQVPLLDSVSRHVVNDDQPVFNPTNNVWTDSILDQARNRGITAMLTGRIGNGTISYDGFLSLADLFRSGHWLKLAKITLALRKNQFVTLRNVGGITVLPLLPLWVQRRLAPRVGAFDLEYCAVNPELARQTDLLNRACTAFNFQAYDVRSELNALFLASDFGNENAGYMAGWHLEMRDPTGDKRIFEFIHSLPIDQFVRDGWMRSLIRRAMKGRLPEATLQRYARGLQAADWNESMADALPAIREELRLLERSPLARRVLDLPRLRKLVASWPNTGFQTREVLESYHYALSRALGMGAFVRRHDPGFESGSER from the coding sequence ATGCTTCGCAGCCTGGAGATCTATGGCTCTGACCGATCCGCGTTTATCGAGGATGGGTCTGTTGCTATGGGCAGTACTCTCCTCCGCCTGCTGCCAGAGGACACATGCGACAGCCAGCCCTTAAGCCTTAGAGGTGAAAAGGGATGGCTCGTAGCGGACGCTCGCGTGGACAATCGCGAGGCACTTGCCCGCTCGCTGGGTATATCCGCCGAAGTCGCAAGAGGAATGGCAGACAGCGCGTTTGTGCTGGAGGCCTGGGAAGCCTGGGGCGAGGACTGCCTGAATCATCTGGTAGGATCCTTCTGCTTTGCCGTCTGGCAACCAGGCAGACGGCGGCTCTTTCTGGCGCGCGACCATGCAGGCGAGCGCCCCCTTTACTTCCAGCATAAGAACAATCTTTTTGCGTTTGCATCCATGCCCAAGGCGTTGCTGACGCTGCCGCAGGATGGTCCTTTTCACGAGGACACCGTGCTGGATGAAGAGATGGTTGCCCTGCACCTGGCGATCCTTCCCCTGCCGGATGGCAGAACGCTCTTTCGGGATCTGCACGCCCTGCCGCACGGGCATTGCCTGAGTATTACGCCGGAGGGCCTGACGCAAAGGCAATACTGGCATCCCGGCAATACGCCGCGGCTTCGGCTGCGGAGCGATGCGGACTACCTTGAGGCTTTTCGCGACTGCTTTGATGAAGCTGTCCGCTGCCGTCTGCGCACTACGGGAGCGATCGGCACGGAGTTAAGCGGCGGCCTGGACAGCTCCTCGGTGACGGCAACTGCAGCTCGTCTGCTGGCGGAGCAAGGGAGTGGGCTGGTGGCGTTTACCCATGTTCCGCGCACCGGGTTTCAGGTCCCCAATGTGGAAGATCGATTTGGAGATGAGGGGCCGTATGCCGCACAGGTAGCAGCCCTCTACCCGAACATTGAGCATGTGCTGGTGCCGAACGGGCAGGTTCCGCTGCTGGATTCGGTCTCCCGCCATGTCGTCAACGACGACCAGCCAGTATTCAACCCCACTAATAACGTCTGGACAGATTCCATACTCGACCAGGCACGGAACCGGGGCATCACCGCCATGCTCACCGGACGGATTGGCAACGGAACCATCAGCTACGATGGCTTTCTCTCCCTGGCGGATCTGTTCCGCTCCGGCCATTGGTTGAAGCTGGCAAAGATCACCCTGGCCCTGCGAAAGAATCAATTTGTGACCCTGCGGAACGTGGGAGGAATCACGGTACTCCCCCTGCTTCCTCTATGGGTGCAGAGGCGCCTGGCGCCTCGTGTGGGGGCCTTCGATCTCGAATACTGTGCGGTAAATCCTGAATTGGCGCGACAGACTGACCTGCTCAACCGGGCTTGCACGGCCTTTAATTTCCAGGCCTACGACGTCCGATCCGAACTGAATGCTCTCTTCTTGGCCAGCGACTTTGGGAACGAGAATGCCGGATATATGGCGGGCTGGCATTTAGAGATGCGCGATCCCACCGGGGATAAGCGGATCTTTGAATTCATCCACTCCCTGCCGATCGACCAGTTTGTACGCGATGGCTGGATGCGCTCGCTGATTCGCCGCGCAATGAAGGGGCGTCTGCCGGAAGCGACGCTCCAACGCTATGCTCGCGGGCTGCAGGCAGCGGACTGGAACGAGAGCATGGCCGATGCTCTCCCCGCCATCCGTGAGGAGCTGCGGCTGCTGGAGCGTTCGCCACTCGCCCGTCGGGTGCTGGATCTGCCCCGCCTGCGCAAACTCGTCGCGTCGTGGCCCAACACGGGCTTCCAGACACGGGAGGTATTGGAGTCCTATCACTATGCCCTCTCCCGCGCGCTGGGGATGGGCGCTTTTGTCCGGCGCCATGATCCCGGCTTCGAGAGCGGCAGCGAAAGGTGA
- a CDS encoding ABC transporter ATP-binding protein codes for MPDSAQSTVASHSDSPISVPQGDAPGGDDLGGDLAATLRLYARTLFHVAGGPVILAVAVTFLVSLTEGIGIALLLPLLQVAGFRLDQGGPLSHYAAACQRMLLATGVPQPFWLALLLMIFMVLVAMRSLLNRAQSVLTFAAVLRFDLQLTRRLYSAILNANWLYLSRRRSSDFTHALTGEIARVDMATFGLVTFGSNAIASLFYIALAMKISVTMTMLVLGSGALLALLTRGHTRAAHQSGQAISRNMQDLYAAATEHLQNLKTVKALASQQSDLAMFSALQQRVSAEVIRNTRIQAATSFWFEIGSLLVLGLVILCSLQWLGVAPAAILLLLVVFTRLMPRLSSAYSQYQSFISEIPAFRNVKELEAGCLAAAETIPGPENPPELHEAVRLDDVSFGYLQDGRRVLDHVSLRAQAGRVTAILGASGAGKSTAADLINGLLTPDSGRVMVDGTELTPALARSWRNRVGYVAQDTVLFHDTVRANLRWAKPDATEEEMLFVLRQAAADFVLEMPHGLDSIVGDRGVLLSNGQRQRIALARALLRKPSLLILDEATNSLDLESEKRILDSIHAAVSASLRGQREPLSVIIIAHRFSAVERADMVYILEGGRVTASGSWEIIHARQGQRTPIGIDVGDEIGD; via the coding sequence ATGCCGGATTCCGCGCAATCGACCGTGGCTTCGCACTCTGATTCGCCGATCTCCGTGCCGCAGGGTGACGCTCCGGGGGGTGACGATCTGGGGGGCGACCTCGCCGCCACATTGCGGCTCTACGCGCGCACGCTCTTCCACGTGGCCGGTGGCCCCGTAATCCTCGCAGTTGCGGTGACGTTCCTGGTGTCGCTGACCGAGGGCATCGGAATCGCGTTGCTGCTTCCCTTGCTCCAGGTCGCGGGATTCCGTCTGGACCAGGGAGGCCCGCTCAGCCACTATGCCGCGGCCTGCCAAAGGATGCTACTGGCAACGGGAGTCCCGCAGCCTTTCTGGCTTGCCCTGTTGCTCATGATCTTCATGGTGCTGGTGGCGATGCGCTCCCTGTTGAACCGGGCGCAATCGGTGCTGACCTTTGCCGCTGTCCTGCGATTCGATCTGCAGCTCACGCGCCGGCTGTATTCGGCGATCCTGAATGCCAACTGGCTGTATCTCTCGCGACGGCGTTCTTCCGACTTCACCCATGCCCTTACCGGCGAAATCGCCCGCGTGGATATGGCGACCTTCGGGCTGGTCACCTTTGGATCCAATGCCATTGCCTCGCTCTTCTATATCGCGCTGGCCATGAAGATTTCCGTCACGATGACGATGCTGGTGCTTGGCTCAGGAGCCTTGTTGGCCCTGCTCACGCGTGGCCATACCCGGGCCGCCCACCAGAGCGGCCAGGCCATCTCCCGGAATATGCAGGATCTATACGCCGCCGCGACCGAGCATCTGCAGAACCTGAAGACCGTTAAGGCGCTGGCCAGCCAGCAGAGCGACCTTGCGATGTTTTCGGCGCTGCAGCAGCGCGTCTCCGCCGAGGTCATCCGCAATACCCGCATCCAGGCCGCAACATCCTTCTGGTTCGAGATCGGCTCCCTGCTGGTGCTCGGGTTAGTCATCCTCTGCTCACTGCAATGGCTTGGCGTAGCGCCGGCGGCTATTCTGCTGCTGCTCGTGGTATTTACGCGGTTGATGCCACGTCTCTCTTCCGCCTACAGCCAATATCAATCCTTCATTTCGGAGATTCCCGCCTTCCGTAACGTGAAGGAGCTTGAGGCCGGATGCCTGGCTGCTGCGGAGACGATTCCGGGGCCGGAGAATCCACCGGAACTCCACGAAGCGGTGCGGCTCGACGACGTATCGTTCGGCTACCTGCAGGATGGCAGAAGAGTGCTGGACCATGTATCGCTGCGCGCCCAGGCTGGCCGCGTAACCGCAATTCTTGGCGCATCCGGCGCAGGCAAGAGCACCGCAGCCGACCTGATCAACGGGCTGCTCACTCCGGACTCAGGACGCGTGATGGTCGATGGCACCGAGCTCACGCCTGCGCTGGCCCGGAGCTGGCGCAATCGCGTGGGCTATGTTGCGCAGGATACTGTCCTCTTCCACGACACGGTGCGCGCCAATCTGCGCTGGGCCAAGCCGGATGCGACCGAAGAAGAGATGCTCTTTGTTCTGCGACAGGCCGCGGCTGATTTCGTGCTGGAGATGCCGCACGGACTCGACAGCATCGTTGGCGATCGCGGAGTTCTGCTCTCCAACGGACAGAGGCAGCGCATTGCCCTGGCACGCGCGCTGCTTCGCAAGCCTTCGCTGCTGATCCTCGACGAGGCCACCAATAGCCTCGATCTGGAAAGCGAGAAGCGGATTCTCGATTCGATTCACGCCGCGGTGAGCGCCAGTCTTCGGGGGCAGCGGGAGCCTTTGAGCGTCATCATCATCGCGCATCGATTCTCGGCCGTGGAGCGAGCCGACATGGTCTACATCCTGGAGGGCGGCCGGGTTACGGCGTCGGGTTCGTGGGAGATCATCCATGCCAGACAGGGGCAGAGAACCCCTATAGGAATTGACGTGGGGGATGAAATTGGAGATTGA
- a CDS encoding YkgJ family cysteine cluster protein: MPLKLLYAVCMGSRGGDAELVQILDAALADAARRSGAWLACRPGCTQCCIGVFAVNQLDADRLRNGLAELALQEPARAAAIRERATASIARLAPEFPGDAATGILAEGEEAEAQFEDFANDEPCPALDPATGLCDLYSARPTTCRVFGPPARSGEEGGLGVCELCFHGASEQQIAACEMEVDPDGLEDKLLAELEERTQRRGRTIVAYCLTEQRG, from the coding sequence TTGCCGCTGAAATTGCTCTATGCTGTCTGTATGGGAAGCCGTGGTGGAGATGCCGAGCTGGTACAGATCCTCGATGCCGCGCTGGCCGATGCGGCACGGCGCAGCGGAGCCTGGCTGGCATGTCGCCCGGGCTGCACCCAGTGCTGTATTGGAGTCTTTGCCGTGAACCAGTTGGACGCCGATCGCCTGCGTAACGGATTGGCGGAACTGGCACTGCAGGAACCGGCCAGAGCAGCCGCCATCCGGGAGCGCGCTACAGCTTCGATTGCTCGCCTCGCACCAGAATTTCCGGGAGATGCCGCAACAGGAATTCTTGCGGAAGGAGAGGAAGCGGAGGCGCAATTTGAAGATTTCGCCAACGACGAGCCATGTCCGGCTCTCGATCCCGCAACCGGTCTCTGCGATCTCTACTCCGCCCGGCCCACGACATGCCGCGTCTTCGGGCCGCCGGCGCGGTCCGGCGAAGAAGGCGGCCTCGGGGTCTGCGAGCTGTGCTTCCACGGAGCAAGTGAGCAGCAGATTGCCGCCTGTGAGATGGAGGTTGATCCCGACGGGCTGGAAGACAAGCTGCTTGCGGAACTGGAAGAGCGCACCCAGCGGCGCGGCCGCACGATTGTCGCCTACTGCCTGACGGAGCAGCGCGGCTAG
- a CDS encoding M2 family metallopeptidase has translation MRFASAATLLMLMACPILVAQSSNTPSQPTVAEAQAFMGKAEAELTDLSNIAAHASWVQATYITGDTELVAAKEHERVIARTTELVQQSKRFESLDLPPDLKRKFLLLKLRMTMPAPNDPRLRTELTQISTSLDGSYGRGKYCPGDDESKCVGIDDLDVRMAKSRDPQELEDMWVGWHKVGAPMRDRYARLVDLSNQGARELGFADTGVLWRSGYDMPPQQFSEDLERLWKQVEPLYLELHTYVRHRLVQKYGAAAERPDGMIPAHLVGNMWAQEWGNIDDIVAPPVAPQTYDLGQILEARHTEPKQLVGYGEGFFKSLGFAPLPATFWERSQFTKPRDRDVVCHASAWDVDGNMDVRLKMCIHISTDDFTTVHHELGHNYYQMAFRKQPFLFRDSANDGFHEAIGDTIALSITPEYLKKIGLIDKVPPPEADIPLLLHTALRKIAFLPFGLMIDKWRWEVFSGQVKPADYNKAWWALREQYQGVAPPVNRSEADFDPGAKYHIAGNVPYIRYFLASIYQFQFYRAMCRAAGYNGPLNRCSFYGSKEAGARLSAMLELGQSKPWPEALKALTGEDKADASAMLEYFQPLLTWLREQNRGEKAGWTVAPDPLRAK, from the coding sequence ATGCGTTTTGCGAGCGCGGCCACTCTTCTTATGCTGATGGCATGCCCCATCCTCGTCGCCCAGTCCTCAAACACGCCTTCGCAGCCCACCGTAGCGGAGGCACAGGCCTTTATGGGCAAGGCCGAAGCGGAACTGACCGACCTGTCGAACATCGCCGCCCACGCGAGCTGGGTGCAGGCCACCTATATCACCGGCGACACGGAGCTGGTCGCGGCAAAAGAGCATGAGCGTGTTATCGCGCGCACGACGGAGCTGGTGCAGCAATCCAAGAGATTTGAGTCTCTCGACCTGCCTCCAGATCTGAAGCGCAAGTTTCTCCTCCTCAAGCTGCGGATGACCATGCCAGCACCCAACGATCCCCGGCTGCGCACCGAGCTGACGCAGATCTCAACCTCGCTCGATGGAAGCTATGGAAGAGGCAAGTACTGCCCCGGCGACGACGAATCGAAGTGCGTGGGCATCGACGATCTGGATGTGCGCATGGCAAAGAGCCGCGATCCCCAGGAGCTGGAAGACATGTGGGTAGGTTGGCATAAGGTTGGCGCACCGATGCGCGACCGCTACGCCCGATTGGTGGATCTGTCGAACCAGGGTGCGCGCGAGCTCGGTTTCGCCGATACGGGAGTGCTCTGGCGCTCCGGCTATGACATGCCCCCGCAGCAATTCTCCGAAGATCTGGAACGGCTCTGGAAGCAGGTCGAGCCGCTGTATCTTGAACTGCACACTTACGTTCGCCATCGGCTCGTCCAGAAATATGGCGCGGCAGCGGAGCGGCCCGATGGCATGATTCCCGCACACCTGGTGGGAAACATGTGGGCGCAGGAGTGGGGCAATATCGATGACATCGTTGCGCCGCCTGTAGCGCCGCAGACCTACGATCTCGGCCAGATCCTCGAAGCGCGCCACACGGAACCGAAGCAATTGGTTGGCTATGGCGAGGGCTTCTTCAAGTCCCTGGGCTTTGCGCCGCTGCCCGCGACCTTCTGGGAGCGCTCACAGTTCACCAAGCCGCGGGATCGCGACGTCGTATGCCATGCGAGTGCGTGGGACGTGGATGGCAACATGGATGTGCGCCTGAAGATGTGCATCCACATCTCCACCGATGACTTCACGACCGTCCATCACGAGCTCGGCCACAACTACTATCAAATGGCCTTTCGCAAGCAGCCCTTTCTGTTTCGCGACAGCGCCAACGATGGATTCCATGAGGCGATCGGCGATACTATCGCGCTCTCGATTACGCCGGAGTACCTGAAGAAGATCGGCCTCATCGATAAAGTTCCCCCGCCCGAGGCGGACATCCCGCTCCTGCTGCACACCGCGCTCCGCAAGATCGCCTTTCTGCCCTTTGGCCTGATGATCGACAAGTGGCGCTGGGAGGTATTCTCCGGCCAGGTGAAGCCCGCGGACTACAACAAGGCATGGTGGGCGCTCCGCGAACAATATCAGGGTGTTGCGCCGCCGGTGAATCGCAGCGAGGCGGACTTCGACCCGGGCGCCAAATACCACATCGCGGGGAACGTTCCTTACATTCGATATTTTCTTGCGAGTATCTACCAGTTCCAGTTCTATCGCGCCATGTGCCGGGCCGCGGGATACAACGGGCCACTGAACCGCTGCTCGTTTTATGGCTCCAAGGAGGCTGGAGCGCGCCTGAGCGCAATGCTCGAACTCGGCCAATCGAAGCCCTGGCCAGAAGCGCTCAAGGCGCTGACCGGGGAAGACAAGGCCGATGCCTCTGCCATGCTGGAGTACTTTCAGCCGCTGCTGACATGGCTCCGCGAGCAGAACCGCGGTGAGAAAGCCGGCTGGACGGTTGCGCCCGATCCACTGCGAGCGAAATAA